In a genomic window of Punica granatum isolate Tunisia-2019 chromosome 6, ASM765513v2, whole genome shotgun sequence:
- the LOC116212543 gene encoding protein PHLOEM PROTEIN 2-LIKE A1-like isoform X2 encodes MASAAASPAPSPSSSCQRWEVDSIVEGADRPKDLVKKDLEKGLIVMLHKKTQIFKLINLTKNYFMVLQEGLTIAWIEDPLYWHRTTVSDLSRDLSVEVQVAELRNIRWLDISGKLRWETLSRNTKYEIQLHAKLLKDNTGCNDLKFEVALPVPDAKVKLIPLDGKVQFNTDEEKEGKWQDISLCEFERKDDTEEGEVKFCVHNHSDIWKRGLVVGGFSFKPM; translated from the exons ATGGCTTCAGCAGCAGCTTCGCCAGCCCCTAGCCCCAG CAGCTCCTGTCAACGATGGGAAGTGGACTCTATTGTGGAAGGCGCAGACAGGCCAAAGGACCTGGTAAAGAAAGATCTTGAGAAAGGGTTGATCGTGATGTTGCACAAAAAGACTCAG ATCTTTAAGCTTATCAATTTGACCAAAAACTACTTCATGGTGTTGCAAGAAGGTCTCACAATAGCTTGGATTGAAGATCCCTTGTACTGGCACAGAACAACCGTATCAGATTTGTCCAg GGATCTTAGCGTTGAAGTTCAAGTAGCAGAACTGCGAAACATACGCTGGTTGGACATTTCGGGGAAGCTCAGATGGGAGACCCTATCAAGAAACACAAAGTATGAAATTCAACTTCATGCTAAGTTATTAAAGGACAACACGGGATGCAATGACCTGAAGTTTGAAGTCGCGCTCCCAGTCCCAGATGCAAAGGTAAAGCTGATCCCCTTGGATGGCAAGGTACAGTTCAATACGGATGAGGAAAAGGAGGGAAAATGGCAGGATATTTCCTTATGTGAGTTTGAGAGGAAGGATGACACGGAGGAAGGGGAAGTGAAGTTTTGCGTCCATAATCACAGCGATATCTGGAAGAGGGGATTGGTCGTCGGAGGTTTCTCCTTCAAGCCCATGTGA
- the LOC116212543 gene encoding protein PHLOEM PROTEIN 2-LIKE A1-like isoform X3 → MASAAASPAPSPSSCQRWEVDSIVEGADRPKDLVKKDLEKGLIVMLHKKTQIFKLINLTKNYFMVLQEGLTIAWIEDPLYWHRTTVSDLSRDLSVEVQVAELRNIRWLDISGKLRWETLSRNTKYEIQLHAKLLKDNTGCNDLKFEVALPVPDAKVKLIPLDGKVQFNTDEEKEGKWQDISLCEFERKDDTEEGEVKFCVHNHSDIWKRGLVVGGFSFKPM, encoded by the exons ATGGCTTCAGCAGCAGCTTCGCCAGCCCCTAGCCCCAG CTCCTGTCAACGATGGGAAGTGGACTCTATTGTGGAAGGCGCAGACAGGCCAAAGGACCTGGTAAAGAAAGATCTTGAGAAAGGGTTGATCGTGATGTTGCACAAAAAGACTCAG ATCTTTAAGCTTATCAATTTGACCAAAAACTACTTCATGGTGTTGCAAGAAGGTCTCACAATAGCTTGGATTGAAGATCCCTTGTACTGGCACAGAACAACCGTATCAGATTTGTCCAg GGATCTTAGCGTTGAAGTTCAAGTAGCAGAACTGCGAAACATACGCTGGTTGGACATTTCGGGGAAGCTCAGATGGGAGACCCTATCAAGAAACACAAAGTATGAAATTCAACTTCATGCTAAGTTATTAAAGGACAACACGGGATGCAATGACCTGAAGTTTGAAGTCGCGCTCCCAGTCCCAGATGCAAAGGTAAAGCTGATCCCCTTGGATGGCAAGGTACAGTTCAATACGGATGAGGAAAAGGAGGGAAAATGGCAGGATATTTCCTTATGTGAGTTTGAGAGGAAGGATGACACGGAGGAAGGGGAAGTGAAGTTTTGCGTCCATAATCACAGCGATATCTGGAAGAGGGGATTGGTCGTCGGAGGTTTCTCCTTCAAGCCCATGTGA
- the LOC116212543 gene encoding protein PHLOEM PROTEIN 2-LIKE A1-like isoform X1: MASAAASPAPSPSSSSCQRWEVDSIVEGADRPKDLVKKDLEKGLIVMLHKKTQIFKLINLTKNYFMVLQEGLTIAWIEDPLYWHRTTVSDLSRDLSVEVQVAELRNIRWLDISGKLRWETLSRNTKYEIQLHAKLLKDNTGCNDLKFEVALPVPDAKVKLIPLDGKVQFNTDEEKEGKWQDISLCEFERKDDTEEGEVKFCVHNHSDIWKRGLVVGGFSFKPM; the protein is encoded by the exons ATGGCTTCAGCAGCAGCTTCGCCAGCCCCTAGCCCCAG TAGCAGCTCCTGTCAACGATGGGAAGTGGACTCTATTGTGGAAGGCGCAGACAGGCCAAAGGACCTGGTAAAGAAAGATCTTGAGAAAGGGTTGATCGTGATGTTGCACAAAAAGACTCAG ATCTTTAAGCTTATCAATTTGACCAAAAACTACTTCATGGTGTTGCAAGAAGGTCTCACAATAGCTTGGATTGAAGATCCCTTGTACTGGCACAGAACAACCGTATCAGATTTGTCCAg GGATCTTAGCGTTGAAGTTCAAGTAGCAGAACTGCGAAACATACGCTGGTTGGACATTTCGGGGAAGCTCAGATGGGAGACCCTATCAAGAAACACAAAGTATGAAATTCAACTTCATGCTAAGTTATTAAAGGACAACACGGGATGCAATGACCTGAAGTTTGAAGTCGCGCTCCCAGTCCCAGATGCAAAGGTAAAGCTGATCCCCTTGGATGGCAAGGTACAGTTCAATACGGATGAGGAAAAGGAGGGAAAATGGCAGGATATTTCCTTATGTGAGTTTGAGAGGAAGGATGACACGGAGGAAGGGGAAGTGAAGTTTTGCGTCCATAATCACAGCGATATCTGGAAGAGGGGATTGGTCGTCGGAGGTTTCTCCTTCAAGCCCATGTGA